The DNA sequence CAACACATTGAGACTACCTGTGCTAGCTTAGTCAGGGGTGGAGTGTACATTAACATCATTcctgttctgtctctctggccagCAACACAATCCTAGACACAGTATGGAACATTCTTCTGAtgagggagatggaatttttatAGATAATCACACACCCCTCTGACCTGGAATGATGCTGCACTGAGTACCAAGCTCATCCGCCCAGGTTGCAGTCATGCATGACAgtttggctgcctcatccatgatcaaatagtGAATAATAGATTGGAcagacctggcatttaacaacaccaccaccacaaggcCATCCCGATTCTGAGACACAGCAGGCAAAGTACAGGGGGCAAGGGACTTGAAGTAAAtagctctcctccccccatgcataTCTTTGCCCACCACCACATCTCCCCCATCTACCATCACAGGGCCACTCCCATCCCCGCCCTTCGCTAGACACTTCTAGTAAATGAAAGGAATACAGCAGAGGTTAGTGGCAAAGAAAGAAAACTATTGGACATAGCTCATATCCCGTCTTTCACCTGGGATAAGAACTTACCATTCCTCCCCATCTCCCACATCCAGGAAGGGCCCAGTTTCATGCTGGATTGGGCTTTGACTCCACAGGCATGAAACTACTTTCCACTAACACACTCCAGACCATCTCTGGCCTCCCACCCTGGAAATGGCCTAGAGAAAAGCACAACCACCCCACCAGAGGAAAAGACAATCActaacaaacataaaacacaGCCCCATAAAGCTAATTAAAAGGGGGTGAGCCCTTGCCCTTGTTGCACTCCAACAATACGACCCAAAGAGGCAACCTGCTTGGTATCGTCCCTGCTGACAGCACCACCTGCTGTTCCCAGCGGTCTTGGCTTATATCTTCCCCTTCCACAGCACCACCGCAAGGTGCGCTGGCTTGAGGAGTGTCTTGGGCAGCTGCAGCCACTGAGGTAGATGGAATACAGCCTCAGCAGGGACTAGTCCTGAAGTTAACTGTCTCCCAAAGACAACAGCCTCTTGGAGGGAGCTGCTTCTGCAAGAGGATAGGGGGCCTGATGTTAAACTCTGCACCTCTCCCTATCTCAGCTAACTGCCTCTAATTCACTCACCTCCTTATTTTCTTGCTTGCTATGTTTAATGGCACCCATTTATTTCAGCTGCGTGTTCTTGTGCATTGACAGGCTAGGTCATCAGCCCCTCTGTCCATCATGACAGCAAGATAGGCAATGTGCATTGCACTGTGTATGTGCCTGGCCCATTCCACACCTTAACAGAGTATCAATAGGTTGCAATTGGCATTAGACAGACAGGCAAGGGCCAGAGGGGACCCAAGGACTGAGCAGCATCTCCTGCTCTACCAGCCTGCCCCCGTTAAGATCATCAGCCAATGCCCTGCTCCATCTGAGGTGCGCTGACTTTAATGCCTGTGTTACGTCTCtttctctggctccacctataaCACCATACTCACATCAAATTGAGGCATCTTCTTTTTCCTCCGTTTTTCCTTGACAAATGAAATACCCGGGATGTCAATGTCGAGCTCCTTGATGGTGCTAGGTTCTGCCACTGTTGACTTCTGGGTGGCATCTGCATTCACAGGAGACACGTTGACCAGCTCTTCTGGAACAAGGAACTTCTCAAAGCCAAAGAGAGTTTGCCGCTTAACGGGGCCGTGGTTAGGTGTGGAAGTATCCGAGTGGCCAGAGTTGGGAGACTCTTGCTTCTCCAGGAAGCTGCGGGTCAAGGAGATCTCCATGCGGCTGTAAGACCGGCGCACTCTTTTTGCCATAGCCAGATCTCGTTCATCATCTGGCAGGGATTCACCTGTGTTGGCACTGATTGGAGACAGGATGCCTGTCCCTGATGGCAGGGGTCCTACCTCGAGATCCAAAGAGCAGCATGGGGGAGAAGGCTTCAATTCCATCTTGGCATTACCCCCATCAGAACTTTTAACCTTAGTGGTTCTCAGAGGGATGTTTTCCTTGTTGTCTTTTAAGGAAATCTGTAAAAGGAGAGGCAAGCTTAGCCTTCAATAGGAATGAGTCCTACTGGTGACAGAAGTAGTATCCTGTACTGAATAATGCTGATAAACAGTACACAAGTCAGGCTGCCAAGTGATTGATGaattttagttgattaattaCCTGCCATGTAACTGATCCATTTTAAGTCATTTGCATATCACCAAAGTATCTCCAAGGCACGTAAACTGATATCAAACACATCCATAAAATTGTAAATTAACAATGCACATTTTGAGATAagctgtgtacacatcatacattaaaagcacattattcccccccccccaagaatcctggaaactgtagcttgttatggatgctgggaatggtagttctgagggataaactacagttcccaggattatttgtggAGTAAATGCATGCTGTGGACACAGCCACAGAATCATCTTCTTTAAAAAGCAGAATTGCAGAGGcctaaaataataaaagcaagtgTGCCCTTCACTCACAGCATCACTATTTAAAGCTCAAAGCCCTAAGAGGAAGGCACGACCTTAACGACAGAACCCACTGCTTCACACTTACCCTCGGACTCCTTCGGGAAGTTAAGGCCATCTCCTTTACCTGatttgaaaaaaggaaaagaaaatctaAATGAAACCTACAGTGAATCTTGTACAAGTAAACAAAATTGTCAAGGGGGCGAGCCTTCCTAATCCAGTTCTGGACTCCCCCACCTATGGATTATGGCTTCAGTTTGCCCAGAATCAGAGAGAAGACTTGTGAGAGTTTTTTCTTCAGTTTTACACCACAATCTTGAATTCCAAAGGGCAAAAAAGGCATTTAATTCAAAGTTTGTGTTACATCAGTACCTAACACTTTGCAGTAGATACGCCAGAGCAGCAGTGGATGCCTGATAAGCAAACCAATCCCACTGACTCACTTTGCCCTTTGTTAGGGCCTACTCTGTTTGGCAGCGTTTTGCGAAGATTTTAGTAGGGGATCTTTCCAACCCCTTTTGGGATATCCTTTGACCAGACTGAAGAATCTTTCACCAGATGCCAGGATATGAACTTGGGACCCTTAAGGAGCCAACCCAGTCCCGGCACCTCAAGGTCAAGGACCTGTGCCCTGCCACTTAAGGAGGCTCATTCTTTTCAGCGCACTTTCTCTGCAATCTTACCAGGGCAAAGGAGGTGGGAAGGAggcgtagctcaggggtagagcacatTCTTcgcctgcagaaggccccagattcagtcctcagcatcgcCAGGCATTGCTGGGAAAGATCctctctggcagcagctctctggggtttcagtcagtgtagacaacgttGAGAGAGATGAGCCAGGAGTTTACCtccctataaggcagcttcctgcgtccCTCCTCTCACTTCAGTAAAGAGCTCTTCAACCTGATCTAACTGGCCAGCCTAAAGCAGTGATGTGGGGTGGCTTATTTTTCTGTGgaaaattttccatttcataacttcattagtaacaatgaatggatgtgaACTGCAAATGCAATGAGGCAAACTTGACCATTTCAAAATCTTCAGTTTTGTTTACAAAATACAAGTCAAATAAACATTCtgaattttctagatccatttcagttggggttTAAGCCTGGTTTTCGCACAGAaattgccttggtcaccctgtatgatatCTTTGTCAGGTCCCTGTTaatcctccttgacctctcagtggctttcgataccaccgTCCAAAGTATTCTTCTGGAGTAACTGTCCAAGTCAGAGGTgggtggcactgctttgcagtggttctagTCCTACTGAAATGGCCATTGTCAGAGGGCGGTACTTGGGGACTGTTATTCAGGGCCGTGGAGCCTTCAGTGTGGGGTCCTACAGGGTTCAGTTCTATCAACTAAGCTGttagcatctacatgaaaccgctgagtGGGGTCACCCAGAGTTTGGAGTACGTTGTCAGCAATATAATAATatacagttctatttctcctttacatctgcaagtgcagcagtggatgtgctagttgctccatcctcttgatcacttTAGACTGGCAAccgctctccagaatttcagatggGAGCCGGCACATCCATTGCCTTAAAACAGCTTTCTTCGCCGCCGCCAGTACCTCGCAGTACCCCCAGAGGCAAGAAAGGGAGTGCACGCTATCACGGGGTGGCTAGTCCCTTTGGAGGCATTCAATGCATCATCAGAGAAAAGCAGACagagtaatcttggcttttgaaagtaagatatttgaaggaatttcaagtgaacagttcctctgcaagtctcttgtctctaagttacaaaatggaggaTGGCGTTTTTGGGAGTCATGAAGATCAGgtcttgaaaaagctgaagaagagccaatttgtgtcctttcaaattgagactgtcttacctccggagcagagcatatctagtataaaaaacctggctgaatgtGGCTCTCTTATCATGACACATttatatgttttttcttttttttaataatgttatttgttatttaattttgaaaattgcattattgtattgatgtattatgatgttatattcgtgtttttgtaagccgccttgagggccttttggccataaggcggggtataaatttaataaataaataaataaataaataaatagttcaatGTCTGACCTcagtaatggactgaatgagagccAGCAAAATGAAACTTAATCCAGGTAAGACTGAGgaactgttagtgggtggttccctaaaCCTGCTCTGGCctgggttacactccctctgaagaaacaggtgcatagcttgggggtacttctggatcttTTATGTAGTCTAGTGTCACTTGAGGCTTCAGTGGCACGAAGTGCCTTCCATCTGCTTCAACTGGTGGCCCAGTTACTTccctttctggacagggatagcctaacttctgttgtctacactctagtaacctccaggtgagactactgcaatgtgttatacatggggctccctctgaagacagtctggaaactgcagctggtacagaattcagcggccagattactgaccaGGGCAAGACAGCTGAAagacataacaccaattctggcaaggCTGCACTGGCAACCAATtcatttctgggccaaattcaaagtgctggttttgacctgtaaagccttatGCGCAGGgatgtggagtcggagtcgtgagcaattttgggtggagtcggagtcggtagaaatgtaccgactcagacttcaaaataaattttgattgacaaattttttaaaatataaattcaaaatgtcaaagaagcttcccatgaagtcagctgtatttgagcatttcaccataactcaggatggaaaacattttgtgtgtcagtgtatgacacaggacccagatgaagacaaatgctgtgatgccaagatcagcacatattcaggcagcaatagaaatgctcctacaagagcttccaatttaaaaagacatttacagccctttccagggctgtggagtcggaagcaattttgggtggagtcggagtcggacagtagaaaaacagaggagtcggagttgaaagtttggcgtactgactccacagccctgcttatgcGGCACAgggccccaatacctcaaggaccacttcTCCCTACACGAACCCAGCCAGACACTGTTtgcttcatctgaggcccttctccgtgtgccCCCTCCAAAGGGGGCACAGAGGGGGCAGCACAAGAACaggtcttctcagtggtagctccccatttgtggaatgctctccccagggaagcacGCACGATGCCACTGtctatctttaggtgccaggcaaaaacattttcatTCACCCAGACCTTTGCAATTTAATTTTCTATTTGGTTTTAGTCAGGTGGGGAGAAGTTGGACTTTGTTTTTATGTAGTCAGGATAttcttattcttgtttttatatctatttttaataagtcactttgagttttcagtttggaaaaagtgactaataaatataatatataatataatatcaaTCTCTAGGGCATTTTTTCTTATAGAAATAAACCTGatttccaaaaaacaaaaacccacatcACTGATCCAAAGAACTGTAGGTTGGAAAGGAGATCATTTGCTTGTGCTTGTCATCAGTTGTTAGAGACAGAGGCCTGAGTAAAGCAGCATGGGCTGCTCCAAAGTAGTGGCACTCTGGAGCCTGGACAGATTTTGCCCGAGGGCTAACGCTCCCTGGCCTGGCTGGAagatccttatttatttaatggcaTTTTTACCCCATCCTTGCTCCGCATCACAGAAACAACTCTGCATGGTATGATCAGATGGGAGCAAGTTAATGGCAAAAGATTACCCAGGAAGTTGGAGCACAGGCTTGCCCAAGGTCTCAGCATTATCAGCTACACCATTCTAACTCTCGTCCAATTAGCATCCCTTCTCAAcagcataaacacacacactttcatgAAAGCTCCCTAAGTCTCCAGCTCTCTATTCTCTCAGGGGCATTAATCCTACAGGGGCAACCCCAAATTCCCAACAAGAGAACATTCTTCAAGCATTATTTGGGCAGTGCACATGCAGACACACTAACATGCACTGCACTGGAAAAGATGTAAGCAGTTTACACTGCTTAAGCTTTTTATGTacttatttaagaacataagaagagtctgctggatcaggtcaatggcctacCTAGActagcatcctgtactcacagtggccaaccagttgcttaggggaaacccacaagcaggacccgagtgcaaagagggaggtttccagcaactggcatttgcaAGCACACtacctctgcctatggaggcagagcacagccatcaaggctagtaaccactgatagctttTTCCTTCATGGATTtgtttattcctcttttaaagccatccaagctggtgccatcactgcctcttgtgggagccaattccatagtttaactctgcgctgtgtgaagaagcactttcttctgtctatcctgaatcttccaacattcagcttcactggatgcccacaagttctagtgttatgagagaaggagaaaaatgttctctatccacattccatgcataattttatacacgtctatcatgtcacctcttactcacccattctctaaaataaaaaggcccaaatctgcaacctttcctcataagggagttgctcgatccccttaatcattttgcccttttctgaaccttttccagctctacaatatcctttttgaggcgaggcgaccagaattgtacataGCATTTATTTAAAGATTTGTATAAACCCCAACAAATGCTTCCAAAGCAATGTACAACAAATATCAGAATACATATATGAAAAATCAACTACTCATAACAATCTAAACAACAGATTGTAAAAGCACTGCATTACGAACTCCCAGATAGTATACAATATACAATGGCCAAACCACTCTTCAGGAAAACCCCTCTTTAAACTATGTTTTCAACAGCtgcctaaaaaaaaaagtgcaaagtGTTTTAAGGTCACTCTGAAGCCCATTTCTCAGAGCTGGGGGCAAAATAGTAAAGGCCCAATTTCTAGTTGATGTCATGTGTACCTCTGGGCTTATGGAACTCTTATCAGGGGAACACAATTGCCAGGAAGGGACATATGGAGCAAGGCAGTGCTTAGATAAACCCCATACAACAGATcaaaatgcaaaaaggaaaacTTTGACCTGAGCCTGGTAACACACTGGCAGCTAATGCAGTTCTCTTAAGCAGATGTTATGTGCTGTTGGGAAGATGTCCCAgccaacagcctggctgctgcattatGCACTAGTTGCAACTTCCAGACTATATCCAAGGGAAATCACACACAGCACTctgtagtaatccagtcttgaggttaatAACGTCTGGGccacagtggccaagctatccctACTGAGGAACAGTGACAGCCATCTTACTATTTATTTAtggatttataaaccacttttcaGGGgcacctcaaagtggtttacataaaactaTAAAATTATTGCTGTGAAGACAATTGGTTTGCTCAAACAAAATGGCTCTGTGGCAATGCATTATGGGGAACATCTTCCCTAGATTAAGGACTAAAAGTGCTGGGAAAGAGCAAGAGCTCACAGCTGAACTGAGTTAGCTGGAAGCAGAGCGAACATATCCGTGTTATCAGTTCCAAGGCTGGTGCCTCaaggccactggcctgaaaaACTGTACATCCGTTAGGGGGCAAAAACACTGGAATATTCCATCACCAGGAAGCCCTCTGAACAGCTAAGAAGGTTCTAACCATTGGCAGGGTGGGGTTCCCCATTAAAGTGATTTGGTGCATTTGCTAAGTGCCCCATCTTGACTAATGCTATCCAAGAtgtacatctctggggagatgtggaaccatagGGTCAATCTGCCtcccttcctatgttcctaggctAGGTTAGACAGACGTTATTTTTGCCTGTGACTTGAActctgtacaggcataccccgctttcatgtatgcaatgggaccggagagtatactttaagcgaaaataacctttttaagtgaagcaattgtcttcacttgtactgcaagcaatcaccactagatggcagtggcatcatgccaataaagtatacgttattgcaaagcgcgccaacattaagcggggtatggggatgaATGGAGCGTGTACGTTATAGtggggcaacgttaagcggggtatgcctgtatttggcATTATACCTAACCTTCTGGGTGTTTGGTTTAATTATTATGAGGTTATGTTTTTGcacttattttcattttaataaagttacttCTTATTTCTTCTGTGTGTGTTCATGGCTAGAGAGGTTTTGGCTCTAAATCCAGTGCCTTGGCCAGGACGCCACAAGCTACTATATAACTGGGATTCTGGTCTGAGGCTCCAGGACACTGAGTGTAGTTTGGCTCTTGTCCTGTGGAATCTCTGGCAAGTCAGTCAtcctggcactttgggtttccccttgatccagagtgggagaccaggtgaaaggggtggtggcagtctacctgccTTGTTGGGTTGGCGTTTGGCTTCAAGTCAGCCCTAGCAAGGATGGCacaaggtgtgcctggctggGACCAGTTATTCTGGATAGGGTGGCTGGCCCTGGATTCTTCAAAATTACAACAATAAGtactgtgggttgtttttttttaaaaaagttaccaaCTAACTAGAGTTggtaaaagcactcctagccaccgactatctgtgcctccagtgactgagatggatccaggagcatcctcagAATGCATGCCTGTTGATTTAGAGGGAGGGAaggcaaccctgtccagaacaggtaactcAGCTGTTGCTTGGACATGGGAATCACTTTCCCAtagagcctccatcttgccagtttattggccctcatcccatCTATCGCAGCATCCATGGTCTGCCTGGCCCCATCTGATCTTGAACTGATGGCTTACAACCCAACTTAAGAGATTTCTATAGCACTATCATTTGAGGGTTATTTGGATTCTTTTAAGAACAAAGTGCAagtgagaaagaagaaaaagtatgAGCAGATGCAAAGAAGGAGTTTCACACAACTATTAGACGTAGAGATAGATATTTTGGTAATAACAGCCTTGCCACCAGCACATGAGAAGCAGCAGCTCCAAAAATTCCTGTTTTGAGACAATTATTCAAAAGCGATTGAATTGTGTCCTGAGGTTACATAGAAGTTCTATTAAAGCTGCAAAccaatatttttaattattagagCAACCAGTTAGAATGCATAATTGCTAAGGAAACATGGGAATTTCAAAGCTGATttgtttaaaacagtttttttcttGCATCTGGTCACCCTAACAAGAGGCAAAAAATGGTCACGTATAGAAACATAACGTGAAGGTGTTTCTGTGTTGCACTTTGGGGTCACAGCTGGGTCCTGAGTGTGAAAAGCTAAAGACCACTGAGAGAGAGTGTACATCTATGTATTGCTCCCTGCAGCAAAGGAAATACCACCAGGTTTGTAAAACTTCACATACCAGCCGATTTTGTGGCATGATCTTTTTCACAGTTATTGGCCGCACCACAAACGGACCAGGCTTCTGTGGAAAAGACAGACAACTCAAGTGAGAATTTAAAGAATCTTAGTAGAAAGGGTTACACTCCTTGTTTTCACAAAACAAAATCAGCCTCTTACCAAGGCCACTGGGATTTCAGTCTGGAAGCCACCTGTGGGAAAagtttctgccttttcttctATTCCGTAATACACCACATGCTTTGAGGGTAGTGCATAAATGCTATGCAAtatcttacagtagggccccgctttctggCACTTCACTAATGTGTCAGTTTTGAATTGTATTCATGTTCCATATTTtcggcgcttgttccgtttttgtggcggaaaattgccagaatacagagagacgCTGAGTGCACAAACTGATGGCGCCCGacgcccttctcggactcagctacTGAGCacgtcgtcagagcttggaaacgttccttttttaaactacagttgggctgatgggagttgtagttcaaaaaaggaatgtttccaaggTCTGACAACGCGCTCAGCAGCTCAGTCTGAGAAGGGTGTctggcgccattttattgtcaaTGGAGGCGGCAGAGGGCGAGCGAGCAACAGGCATGGGGGAgggcgagcgggcaaggggggcaGCAGAGGACGAGTCAGCAGGCACAGGCAGGCGGACAGCTCACTCCCTGTGATCCGCAACACCATAACGAGggcgagtgagcgagcgagcaggGGGAGAGTGCAATGCACGGAAAAgtggaacatcaatcagctgttgcgcggggagcttcaggggccaagcgctgtcagctggagctccccgcactacagctgatcgatgttccacttttcggcggttttcgcttttcggtggggaTCTGGTCCCTGACCTgcagtataagtggggccctactgtattttgttttgatATCTACTGGATTAGAAGCACAATTTTCATTGCAAGAAAATGTTATTTCTTATAAGCAGGACTAGATCAAGATATTTTGATGCCAgatgcaaaaaaacacaaaaccaagtgGAATCCCTGCATGCTGAACAAACGAGGCACAATTTGTCAGAAAACTCTGCTCTGCAAGCCTTctaatggaaccaatcacctagggaggtggtggtctctccaacactggaggcattcaaaaagccacctgttgggttttcctgcattgagcagggggttggactcgactgctttataggccccttccaactctaccattctatgattctaaaaatcAACAGGAGCTGGACCTCCATTCCTTCCACCTTAAATGATACCCAAAACTTGCTACCTGAAGTTGGCACCTGCCCTGCCTAACTATAAGGCCAACTACCATTTATAAGGCACCTACAGTAGCTCAGGTACTCACAATTACTAGGCACATCAGCAGTCGGAACAGCACCTTGGTAGCAATAGTCAAAAGTTCAAA is a window from the Rhineura floridana isolate rRhiFlo1 chromosome 22, rRhiFlo1.hap2, whole genome shotgun sequence genome containing:
- the CDCA5 gene encoding sororin isoform X1; amino-acid sequence: MAGGEAGSGGRRLRRVRSAGEARADVVSSPTRRRSERNMASAAQSMLQGKPSLGARKMMCSPKPGPFVVRPITVKKIMPQNRLVKEMALTSRRSPRISLKDNKENIPLRTTKVKSSDGGNAKMELKPSPPCCSLDLEVGPLPSGTGILSPISANTGESLPDDERDLAMAKRVRRSYSRMEISLTRSFLEKQESPNSGHSDTSTPNHGPVKRQTLFGFEKFLVPEELVNVSPVNADATQKSTVAEPSTIKELDIDIPGISFVKEKRRKKKMPQFDEAELDEWATQMNAEFEEAERFGLLVE
- the CDCA5 gene encoding sororin isoform X2; this translates as MAGGEAGSGGRRLRRVRSAGEARADVVSSPTRRRSERNMASAAQSMLQGKPSLGARKMMCSPVKEMALTSRRSPRISLKDNKENIPLRTTKVKSSDGGNAKMELKPSPPCCSLDLEVGPLPSGTGILSPISANTGESLPDDERDLAMAKRVRRSYSRMEISLTRSFLEKQESPNSGHSDTSTPNHGPVKRQTLFGFEKFLVPEELVNVSPVNADATQKSTVAEPSTIKELDIDIPGISFVKEKRRKKKMPQFDEAELDEWATQMNAEFEEAERFGLLVE
- the CDCA5 gene encoding sororin isoform X3, with translation MASAAQSMLQGKPSLGARKMMCSPKPGPFVVRPITVKKIMPQNRLVKEMALTSRRSPRISLKDNKENIPLRTTKVKSSDGGNAKMELKPSPPCCSLDLEVGPLPSGTGILSPISANTGESLPDDERDLAMAKRVRRSYSRMEISLTRSFLEKQESPNSGHSDTSTPNHGPVKRQTLFGFEKFLVPEELVNVSPVNADATQKSTVAEPSTIKELDIDIPGISFVKEKRRKKKMPQFDEAELDEWATQMNAEFEEAERFGLLVE